AAATTATTCGCTGCGCGTTCCGACGGCGCAGTTGAACGAACTTTTGGAGCAGATTCTCCAGCGCCATCCGCCGCCCATTCATAAAGGCCGGGCGCCGCGCATCTATTATTGGACGCAGGCGGGAACCGCCCCGCCGACGTTCGTCGCCTTTACCAACGATCCCAAGGCGATTCATTTTTCCTACGAGCGCTACCTCGTCAACCGCCTTTATGAAACGTTTGGCTTCGAGGGGACGCCGTTGCGACTCTATTGGAAGAAACGGGGGAAGACGAAAGAATGATTTCCACGGTTCTTTGCTTGTTCGCCGCTTATCTTCTCGGTTCGATTCCTTCCGCTTATTATGCCGGGAAATGGGTAAAAGGAATCGACCTGCGCCAAATGGGCAGCGGCAATCTGGGTTTTACCAACGCCTGGCGCGAGTTGGGCGCGAAATGGAGTTTGCCGGTGTTGGCGTTCGATTTGTTGAAAGGCGTTCCAGGAATAATTATGGCTCGGTCGATTCAGCCCGATAATGAATATTTGGCTATTGCGGCGGGATTGGTTTCCATCCTTGGCCATAATTGGACGATCTTCCTCGGTTTCCGCGGCGGGGGAAAAGGCGTGGCCGTCTCTGCGGGCGTCTTCTTCGCCCTGACGCCATATTGTTTCCTCATCGCCCTGGCTGCTTTTCTCGCAACCCTGCTCTCGACGCGCTTCATGTCGTTAGCGTCGATCGCCGGAGCGGCGGCGTTGGCTTTTACCGGCGCGCTTTTCCGCTGGCTTCATTTTGCCTCGGCGCCATCGTTGGAAACGTTTATATTCATCCTCATCGCCGCTTTTTTAGTGATTATCCGGCACCGTTCCAACCTGTCGCGCATCTGGAGTGGCGAAGAACGGAAATTTCAATTTCATAAAAAGGAAGCCCAATCGTAATGGAGATCATACCCGCCATCGATCTGCGCGGCGGCCAAGTCGTCCGTCTTTTGCGCGGCGAATACGGCCAGGAAACCGTCTACGAAACCACGCCCGGCGCTATCGCGAAAAAGTGGCAAGAGGGCGGCGCGCGGCTGATTCATATCGTCGATCTTGACGGCGCCCGCGAGGGGGAGATGCTCAATCGCGGCGCCATTCAAAGCATTGTCCAAGCCGTCTGCATCCAAACGGAACTGGGCGGAGGGCTGCGCGACATGGCTTCCATCGCGATAGCGCTGGACGAACTCGGCGTAACTCGCGCCATTTTGGGCAGCGTGCTCTTGGAAAATCCCGGCCTGGCGGCGGAAGCGGCGCAACGCTATCCCCGGCGCATCATTCTCGGCATCGATGCGCGCGACGGCCTGGTCGCCACGCGGGGATGGCGCACGACTAGTTCCGTAAAGGCGCTTGACCTGCTCAAGGAATTCGAAACTATTCCCATCGGCAGCGTTATCTACACCGACATCGCCCGCGACGGCGCGCTGACTGGCCCAAACCTCCCAGAGACGGCGCGCATGGCGCATGCCTCCCCCTTTCCCTTCATCGCTTCCGGCGGCGTTGGAGACCTGTCCCACATCCAAGCTTTAGCCGACCTCAACCGCTCCCTCGGCGGCAAAATTGCAGGCGTCATCGTCGGCAAGGCGTTGTACGAGGGAAAATTCACCCTGCCCGAAGCCATCGCTGCGGCGGGGAGATGAACTATCTGATTTGGATAAATCCAATTGTTCTATTGAAATCAATTTATGATTATGCTAGTTTCTATTAATTCTACACTTTATATTATATTAAGAACATTTTGTGTACTACGTGATTGGGGGCGTGTAAATGAACAGAGTTCCACGTGATGATCTTGCTCAACTTTATGGGAGGCTTCGTGATGTAGGTCTCGGAATCACGGCCTTTCTACTCAAGAAGGTATTCGGTGATCGGACGCCAGAAGAACATGCTGCATGGGATAAAGCTACACGTGAGAATATCCAGGATCAGATCGTAGAAGCCCTCGGCCAAGGTATCCACTCACCTCCAAAGGAAAGCGTTGAGCTCGGCCTCAATGACCTTCGCGCCTTAAACGACTTGCCTCCGATTGATTGCGGCTCCATTCCGGCTGCTGACGTAAGCGAAGAGCTTAAGGTCCTGGAGATCGCTAACGCTATTAAGAGAGATGGTTCTCGAGTTGTTGTCCCAGATCCATCGAGACTTATGTCCGGACTTACTTCCCTGATGGCTGATCGATGCACGTGGGAGGCCTTTGGCCGTCAACTTCGAATCCCTGATGTCTATCAATCTATAGTCGCTCCAGTTCGTGACTTGCTCTTGCGGGTCACGAACTATGAGACGCTGCTGTGGCTTTACTGCCATTTGTCGCAACTCTATGGCGTTCGCATCAGAACGGTAGAAGCGCAGGATATCTACAAGGGTGCAAAACCTTTTGTTTTCAGAGCGGGTGCAGGGACGGCACTAACAAACTCAACAAGTTCTGGTGTCATCGATCCCTTGGAACGTTTAGGAACGGAGGAGGTACTAAAGGTCCTCGGCATGTCTACAGACAGCAACTTTGCTGAGCGTGTGGGCAAGAAGGATGCTTGGCGTATCCACAATTTCCGCGATGGACTTCTCAACTCAAGCCTCTATGCTAGACGACTTTATTTCTTCGACCGCAGAGAAACAGCCAGTGCTCTTTCGGCGACTCTCTAGGCTCTGCCGTTAGAGAAGCAAGACCTCTACAAGGAAATGGCAGCGGTCCAATTGGTCGAAGCTCATAAATGTCCTCATTTCGAGCTCTACGAGGTAACCTCCTTCGCTCCCTGGATGTGCCGTTACACTCGCTCTGCGCCTGGCCATGTTCTCATCTCCTTTAGGCATCCTGAAACGCGTGCGATCACACATGGAATCGAGATCAACTTCACCAACCCCGCCAAACTGCACAACTGGTACCAGGTCATCTTTGCGAGTGGATCAGCGGGAAGTTTAGCTAGTGTCCCACCACTGGCTCTTGTAGTAATCGTTGCTGGTCTTCTGGAACAAGTTACATTTCTTGGTATTGATACCCATGTCTTACGTTCGAAGGCAGAGCAGGAGATGCTTCAGCATGCTAAACCCGTCCAACTAGGGAGTGGCTCGTACGAGGAAATGCTGAAGAGTGCGCGAACCTACCTTGATTTGCTTGTGGAGAAGCGGAATGCCTAACAACGACAAACAGCGGATCGCACAACTCGCCGCCATTGATGCCGGATATTATCTCTTACAAAGGATAAAATCGTAGGATGGATCGCGCCGTGTGACCCATCACTTACAATGTTTAATAAAGGGGCATCTATTAGAAAGAATTTTTTTGTGAGGATGTTTTTCCCCAACAAAGTATATAATTCGAGATAAAATTGAGAGGTATTTCACGATGCCATTATCCAATAAAATGAACGATAATTTGATTAAGATTATCGATGATCTCCCGCTAGAACGTCAGGCTGAAGTTCTGGATTTCGCGATGTTTCTGCGGGATCGCGATCAAGTTCGAAAATGGGATGAAATATCGGATGAGGATGCCATTCGTCTTCGGGAAGAATTTTGAGCGGAAGACGTTTATTGGGCTGAAGAGGTTGCCGCCGATTCTTTGCGCCTTCTTCAACAAGAGGATCAAGCATGAATCGCGGCGATATATATTTGGCGGATTTGAATCCTTCGCGAGGTTCCGAACAATCCGGAATTCGTCCCGTCGTGGTTGTTAAAATACGCCTTGAATTGTTAATTTTTTCGTAATCGCTATATGGCTTGCGTCGGTTGTCTCATCAATTGCTATAGTAAAAATAATGCTTGTTCTGATGATAGACTTGTAAATCAGGGACTAGAAAAAGGAGGCATGAGCCATGAATAAGATGCGAACAATTGGAATAGTGGCTGTATTGGGATTCTTGGCGGCGGGGATTTCGCTTTACCGGGCGGGAATGGCGTTTGCGCATTGCGATACGATGAAAGGGCCTGTCGTCGTGGAAGCCAAGGCCGCCTTGGAAAAAGGCGATGTTGTTTCGATTTTGAAATGGGTGAAGAAGGAATACGAAGCGGAAATCAAGTCCGCCTTTGCGCAGGCCATCGCCGTTCGCGCCCAAGGCGCGGAAGCGAAAGCTCTGGCTGATCGATATTTTCTCGAAATCCTCGTGCGTCTGCATCGCTCGGGCGAAGGCGCCTCTTACGACGGTCTTAAGGACGAGCCGCTTGAGCCGATCGTCGCCATGGCCGATATGGCTCTCGCCGATGGCTCCGCCGACGATATGATCGAAGAGATCGCCGCCCATATGAAAAAGACCGTCCAAGAGAAATTCCATAAAGTTTTAGAAGCCCAAAAAAGTAAGGATAAGAGCGTCGAGGCGGGACGCGAGTTCGTAGAAGCCTACGTAACATACATGCACTATGTCGAAGGGATTCACTCCGCTATCCTCTCTGCAGGCGGTCATCACCACGCCGAGGCGGGAGAAGCCTCTTCTTCCGAAGAGAGCCATGCGCATAAGGAATAATATTTACATAAGTCTATCCATTGTCATTTCTTACAAAGGAATAACCTATGAATCCAATCTCCCAAAAAATCCGTGAGACGATCGAAGCTGTCAAGCCTGCATTATTAGTTATTGCGCCGGAAACGGCTAGCAGGAAGGCAAGCCCTGAAGCGTGGTCGAAGCAGGAAATTCTCGGCCATTTGATCGATTCCGCGTGCAACAACCACCAGCGCTTCGTGCGGGGAGCGCAAAACCTCGCCCGAGATTTCCCAATGTACAAGCCAGTGCAATGGGTGGAAGTGCAGCGCTATCGGGAAATGAATTGGCAGGAATTGGTCGAACTATTTTACCATTACAACTTACATCTAAGCCGGGTCATCGACAATCTTTCGCCGGAAGCGATGAACAATCCTTGCAACATCGGCAAAGACAATCCGGTTACGATCCAATTCGTCGTTGACGATTACTTGCGGCACTTGCGGCATCATTTGGAAAAAATCCTCGAAAAACCAATATAAAATGGCGGCGTGAAAGAATCCGCCAACGTTCGCGGAGGGAAAAGCCAATGGAAGCGAATGCTATCGAAACGGTCAAAGCGTTCATCGAAGCCATCAACGCCCATGACGTCGCTGCGCTGGGAAGCCTGATGACGGAGGATCATACTTTCAAAGACGCGGGCGGGGGATGTACGACGGGCAAAGATAAAATGATTCCCGGATGGGCGCAATATAACGCCATGTTCCCCGATTTCGCCATCCGCGTCGACGATATCTTCAGCGATGGCATCCTCGTCGCCATATTCGGCTCCACCAGCGGAACGTACAACGGCATAGAAGGCATGAAACCCGAAAACAAAGTCGGCGGCCCCGCCGCATGGAAAGCTATCGTCGAAAACGGAAAAATCAAATTATGGCAAGTCTACGCCGACTATACGGAGACGTGGAAAGTCGTTAATGCGAATCAATAGAACAGCGAGCTTTACATCTATCGTTCAAGGGCAGACAAATCTTGCCCTTGCCACCTTCTAAAAAAAACCCCGAAGAAGGGAGGTCTCCGGGGTAATGATGCACGAGCGCATAATGCGCTTGCTTGTGAGAAATGATGCCTTTACGACATCTCTTTTGACGATTTGATAGAAGGATTTGGTGGGCTACGCTTCGCTTTGAGCCCACCCTACATATCTTTTCAATTCAAGGGCAAAAACAGCCTTACCCTTGCCACCCACCTAATTCATAAGAAGAGGGAATTATTCAAGGGCAAAAAAAACCTTGCCCTTGCCACCCGGCCATTCATATATATTGATGGGTCAAAAAACGCGACCCATCCTACGGCTTAAACGGCAACCTCTTCGGCGCGCAGCGTCGTCAATTCGGCGTTCTCTTTGCCTTCCCGCGCTAGCGGCGTTACGTTGCTGGGTTTGAACTTCATGGAATAGAGCGACGAGATTCCTTCCTGCGCCATCGTTACGCCGTAGAGCGCGTCGCACATTTCCATGGTCTTCTTGCTGTGGGTGATGATGATGAACTGCGAGCGGTCGAGGAAACTCCGCAGCATGGTCGTGAATCTTCCGATATTGCGGTCGTCTAGCGGCGCATCGATTTCGTCGAGGAAGCAGAAGGGGCACGGCTTAATCTCGTAGACGGCGAAGAGCAGGCATACGGCCACCAATGCTTTCTCGCCGCCGGAAAGCAGGGTGAGCGATTGCAGTTTCTTGCCCGGCGGCTGCACTTCGATCTCAATGCCTGCCTCCATCGGATCCCCTTCCTGCAGGATCAATTCCGCCCGTCCACCGTTGAACATGCGCCGGAAGATGCGGTGGAAGTTCTCTTTCACTTTTTGGAAGGTTTCCAGGAAGAGTTCGGTCGTGGCGCCGTGCAGTTCCTTCGCCGTAGAAAGCAGATCGGACTTGGATTTTTCCAAATCCTTTTGCTGCGTCTCCAAAAATTCGCAGCGTTGGTTTACTTCTTCGAATTCCTCAATAGCCAACTCGTTGACGACGCCTAGTTGGGAAAGCCGCCGCCGGTAGAACTCGACTTTCTCTTGCACTTCCTCATCGCTGCGCGGATCGCGTTCGCATTCTTCTTTGTCTTCCAATTCGGAAAAAACTTCATCCAGTTTGCGCTTCCAATATTCCGTTTCCACTTGGAGTTTCATGCGTTCCTGTTCGAGACTCTCCCGCTCGCTGCGGACGGCTTCGTATTGCTCAAGGAGGACGTTTTCCGATTCTTCGATCTTCTTGACTTCGGAACGAAGACACTGCGTGGTTTCTTCTAAAGCGCAGACTTCTTTCCAAACGGCGTCGCGCTCTTCACGCAGGGCAACCATGCTGGTTTTTACTTCTTCGACGGCCTTCAGGGTTTCCTCTCGGCGTTTTTCCTGCTGCTCGGCCAAGTTTTTCTTTTCGACGATGCCTCTTTCCAGTTCTTTGAGGTGGCGCGTGACGGTCTCAATGTCCGCCGCCCATCGTTCCAAATCCTTCTTTTTTTCCAACAGCGTCATGCGGCGGTCGGCGAGCGTCTCTTCCAGGCTGCGGCGATGTTCGCGGGCGAGAGCGATTTGTTGGGTCCAGCTTTCCAACTCTATTTGCAGCTCGGCCTTTTGTTTTTCCATCTCTGCAAGGCGGACAGCGCGTTCTTTCGCTTCCTCCGCGCCTTTGCGCAGATTTTCATTCAATCCTTCGCATTCGGAGGCAAAAGCTTTTTGCGATTGATAGAGCCGCTGCAAGCGTTGATCGACGCGTTGCAATTCCTCTTTCGTAACTTTTCGCCGATTTTCCAATTCCAACAGCGTCTGGCGCAGCCCGTCGCGCTCCAGCGTTTTTTGCTGTAAGGATTCGCGGATTTCCTGAGTGCGGATTTCCAAACCCTTGCGTTCTTCGTTCAGGCGTTCGATTTCCGCTTCCAACTGGGCGATTTCCGCCGCCCGACTGAGAATTTGCGAACCGCTGGAATAGCCGCCGGTAACTCCGCCATCGCCTTCAACAACATCGCCTTCCCGCGAAACGGCTTTCATTCCCGGCGCCAAATGCGGACGCAGGCGCAACGCTTCATCGAGGTTATCCACAACCAATACGCAATCTAATAGGCGATCAAGCAATCCATTCAACGACTCTTCGCAGCGAACCAGACTGCGGGCGCGCTTCAAAGACCGAACCGGCTCCGGCAGATCGAGAGATGGCGCAGCGGCGGCGTTTTGGGATAAAAAGGCGACGCGCCCTTTCTTTTGCTCCCGCAATTTTCCCACCGCCTGGATGATCGCTTCGTCGTTTTCCGCAACAATGGCTTGCAACTTTTGCGCAAGCGCCGCTTCGATGGCGATTTCGTATCCGGCTTCGACTTGAATGCGCTCCGCCAAGGTGCAAACCAGTTGCGGCAGTTTTTCGTCCTTATTG
This window of the Candidatus Omnitrophota bacterium genome carries:
- the plsY gene encoding glycerol-3-phosphate 1-O-acyltransferase PlsY, with the protein product MISTVLCLFAAYLLGSIPSAYYAGKWVKGIDLRQMGSGNLGFTNAWRELGAKWSLPVLAFDLLKGVPGIIMARSIQPDNEYLAIAAGLVSILGHNWTIFLGFRGGGKGVAVSAGVFFALTPYCFLIALAAFLATLLSTRFMSLASIAGAAALAFTGALFRWLHFASAPSLETFIFILIAAFLVIIRHRSNLSRIWSGEERKFQFHKKEAQS
- the hisA gene encoding 1-(5-phosphoribosyl)-5-[(5-phosphoribosylamino)methylideneamino]imidazole-4-carboxamide isomerase, which produces MEIIPAIDLRGGQVVRLLRGEYGQETVYETTPGAIAKKWQEGGARLIHIVDLDGAREGEMLNRGAIQSIVQAVCIQTELGGGLRDMASIAIALDELGVTRAILGSVLLENPGLAAEAAQRYPRRIILGIDARDGLVATRGWRTTSSVKALDLLKEFETIPIGSVIYTDIARDGALTGPNLPETARMAHASPFPFIASGGVGDLSHIQALADLNRSLGGKIAGVIVGKALYEGKFTLPEAIAAAGR
- a CDS encoding DUF6448 family protein, yielding MNKMRTIGIVAVLGFLAAGISLYRAGMAFAHCDTMKGPVVVEAKAALEKGDVVSILKWVKKEYEAEIKSAFAQAIAVRAQGAEAKALADRYFLEILVRLHRSGEGASYDGLKDEPLEPIVAMADMALADGSADDMIEEIAAHMKKTVQEKFHKVLEAQKSKDKSVEAGREFVEAYVTYMHYVEGIHSAILSAGGHHHAEAGEASSSEESHAHKE
- a CDS encoding DinB family protein — encoded protein: MNPISQKIRETIEAVKPALLVIAPETASRKASPEAWSKQEILGHLIDSACNNHQRFVRGAQNLARDFPMYKPVQWVEVQRYREMNWQELVELFYHYNLHLSRVIDNLSPEAMNNPCNIGKDNPVTIQFVVDDYLRHLRHHLEKILEKPI
- a CDS encoding nuclear transport factor 2 family protein; the encoded protein is MEANAIETVKAFIEAINAHDVAALGSLMTEDHTFKDAGGGCTTGKDKMIPGWAQYNAMFPDFAIRVDDIFSDGILVAIFGSTSGTYNGIEGMKPENKVGGPAAWKAIVENGKIKLWQVYADYTETWKVVNANQ
- the smc gene encoding chromosome segregation protein SMC, whose amino-acid sequence is MYLRKLTISGFKSFADKTEIEFDQGVTGVIGPNGCGKSNVSDSIRWVLGEQNPRKLRGQGMLDMIFNGTVARPAAGMAEVSLLFDNSDEFLPVSYREVLVTRRLLRNGDSEYSINKAKCRLKDITDLFLDSGIGTNAYSLMEQGRVDMIVNAKPAERRELLEEAAGVSRFLHRKNEALRKLDRTEIDLTRLQDILSELQRQRRSLERQAKQAELARKYRGELIRVEYIVHTRSGKHLHESLEKQLALLVNVKERVEALETQLRDIRQRKQVLGERLQEQSELSRKQRDVYASSAARLEQMERHLQNLNERSAEYLQLRTRLLEESELDAQRCEEEKQRIARAEEQIALLTEETNGLQQTIAALSEELDRVSKEYSLVESEEEKRRKIFLNLEQDITETKNQQRVWERDGAFYSSRLEQVEKERARVEEELEAHRIQKEELTQTGEELEMQLAEFRENLEAVSARLQELAQAETESKSALQQCERRWQQANSRWESLCELRSKLAGFDEGVRFLMRNKDEKLPQLVCTLAERIQVEAGYEIAIEAALAQKLQAIVAENDEAIIQAVGKLREQKKGRVAFLSQNAAAAPSLDLPEPVRSLKRARSLVRCEESLNGLLDRLLDCVLVVDNLDEALRLRPHLAPGMKAVSREGDVVEGDGGVTGGYSSGSQILSRAAEIAQLEAEIERLNEERKGLEIRTQEIRESLQQKTLERDGLRQTLLELENRRKVTKEELQRVDQRLQRLYQSQKAFASECEGLNENLRKGAEEAKERAVRLAEMEKQKAELQIELESWTQQIALAREHRRSLEETLADRRMTLLEKKKDLERWAADIETVTRHLKELERGIVEKKNLAEQQEKRREETLKAVEEVKTSMVALREERDAVWKEVCALEETTQCLRSEVKKIEESENVLLEQYEAVRSERESLEQERMKLQVETEYWKRKLDEVFSELEDKEECERDPRSDEEVQEKVEFYRRRLSQLGVVNELAIEEFEEVNQRCEFLETQQKDLEKSKSDLLSTAKELHGATTELFLETFQKVKENFHRIFRRMFNGGRAELILQEGDPMEAGIEIEVQPPGKKLQSLTLLSGGEKALVAVCLLFAVYEIKPCPFCFLDEIDAPLDDRNIGRFTTMLRSFLDRSQFIIITHSKKTMEMCDALYGVTMAQEGISSLYSMKFKPSNVTPLAREGKENAELTTLRAEEVAV